In Marinobacter salinisoli, the DNA window GCGTACGGCTCCTACCTGCGCCGCGATATCTCCATCGGGCGCACCGCCATCAGCGTTGCCTTCATGGATACCGCCGTAGCATTGCTGGCTGGCCTGGCGATCTTCCCGGTGGTGTTCTCCTTCGGCCTGGAAGCCAGTGCCGGCCCGGGCCTGATTTTCCAGACCCTGCCACTGGCGTTCGGTAACATCCCCATGGGTTGGTTGTTCGGCACCCTGTTCTTCATCCTGCTGCTGTTTGCCGCCTGGACCTCGGCGATCTCCCTGCTGGAGCCGGTGGTGGAATGGGTGGAGGAAAAGACCAGCCTGGCCCGTGCCGGCAGCACGATTGTGGTGGGTGTACTGTGCTGGGCGCTGGGTATTGCGTCTATCCTGTCGCTCAATGTCTGGTCTGACGTCACGCCCCTGGGCATGTTCGAGCGCTTCGAAGGCAAGACCATTTTCGACCTGCTGGACTTCTTCACCGCCAACGTCATGCTGCCGCTGTCCGGCCTGCTGACTGCCCTGTTCGTGGGCTGGGCCGTGGCCAAGGAGTCCCTCAAGCTGGATCTGGCCCTCGACGGCACCGCGTTCACTCTGTGGTACAACGCCATCCGCTATGTCACGCCGGTGGCGGTGCTGGTTGTATTTGCCTACAACCTGCTCGCCTGACACTGATCAGACGCGCATGAAAAAGCCCGGCCAACTGGCCGGGCTTTTTTGTTGCCCGCCGACAGCTTTAGTTGCCTTCCGCCTGGCTGCGCAGCGCCGGCACATGGGGCCGCACTGCCTCGATGTCTTCCGCCGGTGCTTGTTTGGCGCTTTCCATGGCGTTAACGGCGTTCTCCATCATGGCCCGCATCTGGGCTTTCTGTTCGGGGGTCAGTTGGGTCGCGGCTTCCAGCTCGGCCAGGGCCTGTTCCATCTGTTCTTTTTCGGCCGGTTCCTGGCCTTCCATTTCGATGGCCATCCAGGCCTGGTAAATCCGATCGCCAATGCTGCTCCACTCGGTCAGGTCGTCGAACCCGTACTCCTCAACGTGTTCTTCCAGCCGGTCGTAGGCAGGCTCACCCTCCATGTTTTCCACAGAGGCCGAGAAAATGCGGGAAAAGTCCGGCATTTCGGCTTCCTTGTCGATGCCTTTGGTCAGCTCATCCAGCTCGGCCTCGATGGACTTTACGTCGTTCAGCGACTGCATGAAGGACTGAATGGTGTCGTCAGTCAGCGGCTCGGCCCGAACCAGGGACGAGGCCAGGGTAAAAACCAGTGCCAACGCGAAGGTCGGTCGGCATAAATATGTGCGCAGGAAGTGGCTGCACGTCATGGGAACTCTCCTTGTGAATGATCCCGTTCCAGTTGTTTTTCTTTCGGGACGTTTCTTGAGCGTAATACCAGTCCCCGCGATCCGCCACTTCCTGAGCCGTCAGTACCCGCGTTGGATGTCCACCACGCCACTGACCGGTTTGCCGTCGGCATGGGCGCGGATTTTGTCCGCGATCTGGTCAATGGTGGTCTCGCGCAGAGTCCGCGCCGAAATATGGGGCGTGACCGTCACCTTCGGGTGAGTCCAGAAAGGGTGGTCTGTTGGCAGTGGTTCCTGGCGGAACACATCCAGCACGGCGCGGGCCACGTGGCCTTCGTCCAGCGCTTGCAGCAGGTCCTGGTCAACCAGCTGTTCGCCGCGCCCGACATTAATCACCAGGGCGCCCGGCTGGAGCTGGCTCAGCAGGTCGTAATCCATCAGGTTCCGGGTGTGGTCGGTCAGTGGCAGGGTGTTCACCAGTACCCGGGTGTTGCTGAGAAAGTCGCCCAACCCATCGGCGCCGTGGTAAGTGATCACGCCGGCGAGCTGATGCGGGCTGCGGGCCCAGCCGCTGACCGGGTAATCGAGGCTGGCCAGGGCGCTGGCGACCCGGCTGCCGATCTGTCCCAGCCCCATCACACCCACGGGCCAGTCCTCGCGCCGGATGGGACGGTGGATTTTCCAATGGGCCTGGGCTTGCTGGTCACGGTACAGGTCCATCTGGCGCGAGGATTCCAGCAGGTGATAGAGCACGTATTCGGCCATCTGCACGGACATGCCGGCATCCTCGACGCGCACCACGGTCAAGCCCCTGGCAACGGCGGGCAGGGACACCAGTTTGTCCACGCCGGCGCCCAGGCTGAAGATGGCCTTGAGCTGAGGCTCGCGCTCGAACAGCTCAGCGGGCGGGTTCCAGACAATGGCGTAGTCGGCATTCGTGGCAGGGCCGTCCGGGTCCCAGACCTGCAGGTCGGCATCCGGCAGGCGCTGCTGCAGTGGCGCGGTCCAGCGCTCGGGTTTCGGGTCTCCGGCAACAAAAAGTATTTTCATGGGGCCTCCGTGAACTTCTGGTGTTTCAGCTTAGTCAAAACCGCCGGCGCAGGAACCCGGGCCGTTTTGCTGCTGAGGTCGCCCGCAAGGGTGCCACATTATAAGGGGCAAGGCAGGCGCAAGCGTGTGAACTGAGCTTTTCCCGCAGGGCGTTGTTTCGGCCCGCCGTGACACTTTTGTGAACCTTCCGCGATAACGTGTTGGGGACATGGCCGGTGAAGAAACCATGTTCCATGACATGGAAAACAATGACAGGAAGAGCACCGGCATGGACGGCGATACCGGCCATGACAACCGGGATGGCATGAAAAAGGATGACATGGACACCATGCCCATGGAGGATGATCCCATGGACACGGACACCATGGCGTAAATGGCTCCACCGAAGCTCACAGATGGTCAGCAGACGATGACTCGAACCGTTCTGATTGTGGAAGATAACCCCGGTATTGGCGAGCTGGTCAGCATGCAGGTTACCGACCTGGGCATGCGCGCCATCCTGGTGTCCCGGGGCGACGACGGCTTGAAGCGATTCCGCCAGGGCGGGATTGATCTGGTCATTCTGGACCTGATGTTACCGGGCATGGACGGGCTGGCGGTGTGCCGCGAGATCCGTTCCTGCCCGGGTTACGTGCCGGTGCTGATGCTCACCGCCAAAAGTTCCGAGCTGGACCGGGTCCTTGGCCTGGAAATGGGAGCCGATGATTACCTGACCAAGCCGTTCAACGTGGCTGAGCTGGCCGCCCGCATCAAGGCGCTGTTCCGGCGCGTGGATGCCATGGCGGCCCAGAG includes these proteins:
- a CDS encoding 2-hydroxyacid dehydrogenase, which gives rise to MKILFVAGDPKPERWTAPLQQRLPDADLQVWDPDGPATNADYAIVWNPPAELFEREPQLKAIFSLGAGVDKLVSLPAVARGLTVVRVEDAGMSVQMAEYVLYHLLESSRQMDLYRDQQAQAHWKIHRPIRREDWPVGVMGLGQIGSRVASALASLDYPVSGWARSPHQLAGVITYHGADGLGDFLSNTRVLVNTLPLTDHTRNLMDYDLLSQLQPGALVINVGRGEQLVDQDLLQALDEGHVARAVLDVFRQEPLPTDHPFWTHPKVTVTPHISARTLRETTIDQIADKIRAHADGKPVSGVVDIQRGY
- a CDS encoding response regulator transcription factor, translated to MTRTVLIVEDNPGIGELVSMQVTDLGMRAILVSRGDDGLKRFRQGGIDLVILDLMLPGMDGLAVCREIRSCPGYVPVLMLTAKSSELDRVLGLEMGADDYLTKPFNVAELAARIKALFRRVDAMAAQSNAPDEPDELVAGQLRIDPARHRAFIDDREVELTAREFDLLWHFARHRGRVFSRAQLLDAVWGYNHEGYEHTVNTHINRLRNKIETDPADPRYIQTVWGVGYRFMD